The Flavobacterium psychrophilum genome includes a region encoding these proteins:
- a CDS encoding chorismate synthase, whose amino-acid sequence MAGNTFGRNFTLTTFGESHGEAIGGVIDGCPSGIELDINEIQKELDRRRPGQSSIVTQRKESDTVQFLSGIFEGKTTGTPIGFIVPNTNQKSDDYSHIKDVYRPSHADYTYEKKYGIRDYRGGGRSSARETISRVVGGAIAKQVMPEIKINAFVSSVGEIFIDKPYQALDFNLTETNNVRCPDIETAKKMEDYIKQIRKEGDTVGGTITCVIQNVPVGLGEPVFDKLHAELGKAMLSINAVKGFEYGSGFCGAKMKGSEHNDLFNSDGSTKSNLSGGIQGGISNGMDIYFRVAFKPVATIMQKQETINNKGEIIEMIGKGRHDPCVVPRAVPIVEAMAALVLADYYL is encoded by the coding sequence TGAATTAGATATTAATGAAATTCAAAAAGAACTAGACCGTAGAAGGCCGGGGCAGTCGTCAATTGTTACCCAAAGAAAAGAATCTGATACGGTGCAATTTCTCTCAGGTATTTTTGAAGGTAAAACTACCGGAACTCCTATTGGCTTTATCGTACCAAATACAAATCAGAAATCTGATGATTATTCTCACATAAAAGATGTTTACAGACCTTCACATGCTGATTATACTTATGAAAAGAAGTATGGTATAAGAGATTATAGAGGCGGAGGGAGGAGCTCAGCCCGTGAGACTATCAGTAGGGTAGTAGGGGGTGCAATTGCCAAGCAGGTAATGCCTGAAATAAAAATAAATGCTTTTGTATCATCTGTAGGAGAAATATTTATAGATAAACCATATCAGGCTTTAGATTTTAATCTAACTGAAACCAATAATGTTCGTTGCCCTGATATTGAGACTGCAAAGAAAATGGAAGATTATATCAAGCAGATTAGAAAAGAAGGCGATACCGTTGGTGGAACTATAACCTGCGTTATACAGAATGTCCCTGTGGGACTTGGCGAGCCTGTATTTGATAAGCTCCATGCAGAACTTGGAAAAGCTATGTTATCTATAAATGCTGTAAAAGGATTTGAATATGGTAGTGGATTTTGCGGTGCAAAGATGAAGGGTAGTGAACATAATGATTTGTTCAATTCGGATGGCTCTACGAAATCAAATCTCTCAGGTGGAATACAGGGTGGAATTAGTAATGGTATGGATATTTATTTTAGGGTAGCATTTAAACCAGTTGCCACGATAATGCAAAAACAGGAAACAATTAATAATAAGGGTGAAATTATAGAGATGATTGGAAAAGGAAGGCATGATCCATGTGTTGTTCCGCGTGCAGTGCCAATTGTAGAGGCAATGGCTGCTTTAGTTTTGGCTGATTATTATTTGTGA